The following coding sequences are from one Parabacteroides pacaensis window:
- a CDS encoding DUF4973 domain-containing protein, with protein sequence MKNIFYKYLIAIAVLLTLSACNEEWEDEQFQHYVSFKAPLDLATGSTNIYIRYNPGGKVTYKLPLVVSGSTTHESDMNVHVGLDLDTLANINKEHYNLREDLYYRVLEEDQYEFAETTLIPAGEDVVLLDLNFTLGDIDLVDKWVLPLTIKEDPSYDYEANPRKNYSKAILRVVPFNDYSGIYTSGNVNVYVEGTSSDPMTINTRSSYVVDDKTIFFYAGLQDEDLLERHCYKIMVTFNEDGTLTLKAEDPNINFKVDGTPTYEVSERVDDTLPYLLHRYVTLKVAYQFEDYTTVPGTRIAYKASGSMTMERKINTQIPDEDQAIEW encoded by the coding sequence ATGAAGAACATATTTTATAAATACTTGATCGCAATAGCCGTATTGCTTACTCTTAGTGCTTGCAATGAAGAATGGGAAGACGAACAGTTCCAACATTACGTGTCCTTTAAGGCTCCCCTGGACCTGGCTACGGGTTCCACCAATATTTACATCCGCTACAATCCGGGAGGAAAAGTAACCTATAAGCTACCTCTTGTCGTGAGCGGTTCTACAACGCATGAGAGTGACATGAACGTGCATGTGGGGTTAGATTTGGATACCTTGGCCAATATCAACAAGGAGCATTACAACCTGCGTGAAGACTTGTATTACCGGGTATTGGAGGAGGACCAGTACGAATTTGCAGAAACGACCTTGATCCCCGCCGGGGAAGATGTGGTATTGTTGGATTTAAACTTTACCTTGGGGGATATCGACTTGGTAGACAAATGGGTACTGCCTTTGACTATCAAAGAAGACCCTTCTTACGATTATGAAGCTAATCCCCGTAAGAACTACAGTAAAGCCATTCTTCGCGTTGTTCCGTTCAACGATTATTCGGGTATTTACACTTCAGGAAACGTGAACGTATATGTGGAAGGAACATCAAGCGATCCCATGACGATAAATACCCGTAGTAGCTATGTGGTAGACGACAAGACTATTTTCTTCTATGCCGGCTTGCAGGATGAAGATTTATTGGAGCGACACTGCTATAAGATTATGGTTACCTTTAATGAGGACGGAACGTTGACGCTAAAGGCGGAAGATCCGAATATCAACTTTAAGGTGGACGGTACGCCTACGTATGAAGTCTCGGAAAGAGTGGACGATACATTGCCTTACTTGTTACATCGCTATGTAACGTTAAAGGTAGCATATCAATTTGAGGATTATACTACTGTACCCGGTACCCGTATTGCTTATAAAGCCAGCGGAAGTATGACTATGGAGCGTAAGATTAATACTCAGATTCCGGATGAAGACCAGGCTATTGAATGGTAG